The Pedobacter ginsengisoli region AGAAACCGATGCGGGAGTATCAGGAGCGGGGTGGTATTTAGAGTACAACGACCCACCAGCCCAGCCAATCGGGCCAATAATTAAAAGGATCATTCCTAAAATATTTCGTGGATCCTGCTGAACAGAAAAGCTGGCACTTAGTTGTTCCCAGAATAAAAGGATTACTCCTAAAAAGCCTATTATTAAGCCGGCTACAGTAAACTTATTGCTAAAGTTTTCTTTCCATTTGCCCTTATCAAGTATCACAAACCAGATCGCTGCCGATGATACCATAATGGCAACAAGGCCACTAGGTAAAAATTGCTCTACCCATATCACAATTCCATTGCCTACACCCAGCATAAGTATGCCACTTACACCAGCATGAAATATGTTCTTTTTATTAAATACCGGCAAACCAGTAAAAATGCACCAGGCCAGCAAAAGTATACCTGCAATGATAAACCTAAAGGCTCCTAAAAAGAAAGGAGGAAAGCCTGCT contains the following coding sequences:
- a CDS encoding EamA family transporter; this encodes MLPVEKKSAPLLLVALAFLIVYMVWGSTYFFISKAVAGFPPFFLGAFRFIIAGILLLAWCIFTGLPVFNKKNIFHAGVSGILMLGVGNGIVIWVEQFLPSGLVAIMVSSAAIWFVILDKGKWKENFSNKFTVAGLIIGFLGVILLFWEQLSASFSVQQDPRNILGMILLIIGPIGWAGGSLYSKYHPAPDTPASVSTAWQMLIAGVVFIPGSIIAGEMNNFQFQNVPESAWWSTAYLIIFGSIIAFSAYVWLLQVRSATLVSTYAYVNPVVAVLLAVFFAGEIISIIQVTGLVVILASVLLINLSKYKKSPVKAT